The bacterium genome includes the window CCTCCAGCGGTCTCTGGGCGCTGCGGGGGACGACCCGGATCTACTTCGGGAACTCCGCCGACCAGGCCGTTCCCGGCGACTACGCCGGCGCCGGTGCCTGGAAACCGGGGATCTTCCGTTCCTCGTCGGGGCTTTGGGCGCTGCGGGAGGTGAGCCGGGTCTATTTCGGGTCCGGTTCCGACCGTCCGGTTCCCGCGGTGTACCAGGGGAACCGGAAGGACGATGTCGGGATCTTCCGTTCCTCCTTGGGCCTGTGGGCGGTCCGGGAGGTGACCCGGGTCTACTTCGGGCAGACGGGGGACGAGCCGGTGGCGCGGTAGGGCGCCGGGCTGAACGCCCCGGGGAGCGAGGCTGATCCTTCGAGGAGACCGCCGGTACCGTTCCGGTCGGTTTTCCGGTAGCGCGGTAACGTGTTCAACGGGTAAAGGGAGGTATTGCGTATGAAAAGATTCGGGCTGGCGCTGGCGGTGACGGCGATGGCCTGGTCGTCCGTCCCGGCCGCGGATTTCAACGGCGACGGGACCGACGACATCGCCCTCTACCGGAGCTCCGTGGGCGGTTGGGCCGTCCGGGGGATGACGCACTTCTATTTCGGGCAAGCGGGGGACCGCGTGGTCCCGGCGGATTACGACGGAGACGGGCTCTGCGAGCCCGCGGTCTATCGAAACTCGACCGGCCTGTGGGCGGTCCGCGGCCTGACCCGGGTGTACTACGGGGCTTATGTCTGCTCGCCCCTGAGCGGCGACTACGACGGCGACGGGACCGACGACATCGCGGTCTTCAACGGACTCAACGGCCTCTGGGCGGTGAGGGGGATGACCCGTCTTTACTACGGCCGGAACGGGGATGTCCCGGCCGAACCCGCCTCGGCATCTTCCCTGGCCCGGGTCAGGTACCGGGCCTTCGGCGCGTCGATGGGATTTTCCATGGGGGTGACGTACGTCGACTGGACGGGCGAGACCCGGAGCGTGAGCGTGACTCCGGCGGACTACAGCTGGTCGACTTCGTTCAGCGCCCAATCGATGGCCCGGCTCTACCTCAGTATCGGGGTCCCCGATCTGCCCAACAGCCATGCCCAGCTGATCGTGAACGACGTGCTCCTTCTGGATATCGAGACCCAGGACGCCGCGGGGTTCGACGGTTACCTGGGGCAGGATGGGGCCGGCAGCTATTATTTCTCCGGCAGCACCTGGGACGAATAACTCGGGGGGCTGAAGAAGTCGGAGGCCGCCCCCTGCCGGTTGCGCGCCCGGACCGGTCCTACCGACGGTCGCGGAGTCCCGGGAACTTCAATGCTTGTCCGTCGATCCGGCCGGGTGCGCTTCCAGGGCGTCGAGGCGGGCGTTCAGGGCTTCGAGCTGCCGTTGTTGCTCCCGGGCCAGATTATGGAGGACGATGACCTGGACCTGGAGGTTCTCCGCCGTTTCCACCGTCTCGAACGCCATCCGGGTCATGTCGATCGATCCCTTCTCCTCGTCCGCGGCCGCCGTGATCCAGGGGAGGTGCCGCTCGTCCTTGAGGTAAGCTTCGACCTCGCCGGTCTTCATCGCCCGGTAGCCGCTCTCGAAGACGTAATCGGGCTTGGTGTAGGCCGTGCCGTTGGCCGTCCCGGCCGTTCCGCCGTAGCGGACGCTGCCGGTGGCCCGGATATCGCCGTCGACGTCGAGCGTGTAGGCGGGGTTGTTCACTCCGATCCCGACATCGCCGTCGGCCTCAACCCGGAGGGCCGTCGCGCCGTTGAAGATTTGGACGAGAAAGGGGTCGCCGCTGTCGGCCCGGACCACCATCCCGTAGTCGTTGGCGGCGTAGCCGGTGTTGTGTATGCCCACCAGCCACCCGCCATGGTAATTGGCCTTTACGGTGAGGGGATAGGCCGGTTCGGTGGTTCCGATCCCGACGTTGCCGGCGGTGTAATGGATATCGGACCCGGACGCGGTCCAGAGGCTTCGTCCGCCGCCGATCCCGGGGAGCGGCTCGTCCGTGGAACCGCCGAAATATACCCGGGTTATGCTCTTGACCGCCCAGAGGCCGGAGCCGGGCCGGAAGACGCAGATATCGACCGACCCGTCCCCGTCGTAATCTCCGGGCATGGGCCGGTCGCTGGAAGACCCGAAGTAGGTCCGCGTGAACCCCCGGATCGCCCAGAGCCCCGAGGCCGGACGGAAGATGCCGATGTCGTTGAACCCGTCGCCGTTGAAATCGGCGGCGGAGGAGAACAACCCGTAGCCGAATCCGATAGCCGCCGTGAGAACGCCTGCCGCCCACGTTTTCATTGTCCGCTCTCCTTGCTCATTGGTTTCGATGACCTCGCAGTAGACCCGGTGTGGCTGTCCTCCCCGCCCTCCCCCCTGCATCTTCACCCCTGAGTGGAGGGTACTTTGAAGCGAAATCCTAAAGCAAGAACTTGTCCGGTATCGGGGTGAACGTCGCTTCCGGCGTCAGCATATTGATGGCACAGACGCTGGTTTCGGTTCACGTTCCCTGAAGTTACCTGAGTGTATGAGGATATAACGTCGCGGGCTGGTTGAGCCAGGACACATTCTGCGTCGCCGGCGGTTGCGCTATGCACCATCGCCGCGACCCTAGAGAGGCCGCGGCGCAGTCCGGACGT containing:
- a CDS encoding VCBS repeat-containing protein — encoded protein: MKTWAAGVLTAAIGFGYGLFSSAADFNGDGFNDIGIFRPASGLWAIRGFTRTYFGSSSDRPMPGDYDGDGSVDICVFRPGSGLWAVKSITRVYFGGSTDEPLPGIGGGRSLWTASGSDIHYTAGNVGIGTTEPAYPLTVKANYHGGWLVGIHNTGYAANDYGMVVRADSGDPFLVQIFNGATALRVEADGDVGIGVNNPAYTLDVDGDIRATGSVRYGGTAGTANGTAYTKPDYVFESGYRAMKTGEVEAYLKDERHLPWITAAADEEKGSIDMTRMAFETVETAENLQVQVIVLHNLAREQQRQLEALNARLDALEAHPAGSTDKH